One Equus caballus isolate H_3958 breed thoroughbred chromosome 14, TB-T2T, whole genome shotgun sequence DNA segment encodes these proteins:
- the SPINK1 gene encoding serine protease inhibitor Kazal-type 1 precursor — MKVTGIFLLCALVLLSLSGDTRADSLGREAKCNNNAGGCTKIYNPVCGTDGNTYPNECMLCVENQKRQMPVLIQRSGPC; from the exons ATGAAGGTAACAGGCAtctttcttctctgtgccttggtccTGCTGAGTTTATCTG GTGACACTAGAGCTGACTCCCTGGGAAGAGAG gCTAAATGTAACAATAATGCGGGTGGATGTACCAAGATCTATAACCCTGTCTGTGGGACTGATGGAAATACATATCCTAATGAATGCATGTTATGTGTGGAAAATCA GAAGCGCCAGATGCCTGTCCTCATTCAAAGATCTGGGCCTTGCTGA